The Prunus persica cultivar Lovell chromosome G7, Prunus_persica_NCBIv2, whole genome shotgun sequence genome has a segment encoding these proteins:
- the LOC18770441 gene encoding probable ADP-ribosylation factor GTPase-activating protein AGD14 isoform X4 produces MATRKEEERNEKIIRGLMKLPPNRRCINCNSLGPQYVCTNFWTFVCITCSGIHREFTHRVKSVSMSKFTSQEVEALQNGGNQRAREIYLMDWDLQRQRLPDNSKVDKIREFIRSVYVDRKYAGGRTSEKPPRDMQNHRIREDETRRASSYHSYSQSPPYDYQYEDRRYGKQAAVLNRKPGSDRGRYEGNMSSFVYSAGRLSEQMYEDRFANEGSGSRVSDFSISSGGDASRSGVQSPNFQKEIGSSSPSFPPSSDNLTEVGCQAKNVFLEANSKRDAAGITCPQRTASSGSFGSAGSYSMPAFEPEQAPGIFQDESISLTGSSLFGSTDSLDLFKAPVKQKISSAALSIDLFHLPAPSSSLSIDSFQPPVSCSDSSVNVGECPKLFSPTSFELFADFPQQQSTANLAKQVPDSFHESEGWATFDTPQPSASVPGTENITPENIASNGGGSIGKFDLFSPSNTSMQWPSFQYSTIHGPSDISSPWSDNLHNVTAPNTTSTQSWSAFEDSIVHLPLEGTKKGSEPGATDKLLSAGDGYLGFRISEDSSEDGIQRAVSQGEPHDPGLPAHVVLGQSFTPQGLPQMSQGEIKSDATDHKSNNPFDLPYDTDLDPNNVFLDMSSLQASLPNAQLQSSFLGGVSQAWLPQNTVSGMSYPAAGEGGLTYMPGQAHSSQIPR; encoded by the exons ATGGCAACTAGAAAAGAGGAAGAGCGAAACGAGAAAATCATACGAGGCCTCATGAAGCTTCCTCCTAATCGAAGATGCATAAACTGCAATAGCCTG GGTCCTCAGTATGTCTGCACGAATTTCTGGACATTCGTTTGCATTACTTGCAGCGGCATACA TCGTGAATTTACTCATCGTGTGAAGTCGGTATCCATGTCTAAGTTTACTTCACAAGAAGTTGAGGCACTTCAGAATGGTGGTAACCAG CGTGCGAGGGAAATTTATTTGATGGATTGGGACCTTCAAAGGCAGCGATTGCCAGACAACAG TAAGGTTGATAAAATCCGTGAGTTCATAAGAAGTGTATATGTGGATAGAAAATATGCTGGAGGAAGGACCTCTGAAAAGCCTCCAAGAGATATGCAG AACCATAGAATTCGTGAAGACGAGACAAGACGCGCTAGTTCTTATCATTCTTATTCTCAGAGTCCACCTTATGATTATCAGTATGAAGATCGACGGTATGGGAAACAAGCTGCTGTGCTTAACAGGAAGCCTGGTTCTGATCGAGGTCGATATGAAGGAAACATGTCTAGTTTTGTTTACAGTGCTGGCCGATTAAGTGAACAAATGTATGAAGACAGGTTTGCGAATGAGGGCTCTGGTTCGAGagtttcagatttttctaTCTCAAGTGGAGGTGATGCATCTAGATCTGGAGTACAGTCTCCTAATTTTCAGAAGGAGATTGGATCCAGCAGCCCTTCTTTTCCACCTTCATCGGACAATCTAACTGAAGTAGGCTGCCAAGCgaaaaatgtatttttggAGGCCAATTCCAAGAGAGATGCAGCAGGGATAACATGTCCGCAG agAACTGCATCCTCCGGAAGTTTCGGTTCAGCGGGTAGCTATTCCATGCCTGCTTTTGAACCGGAACAAGCTCCTGGAATCTTCCAGGACGAATCGATTTCTTTAACGGGATCATCTCTTTTTGGAAGTACTGATAGCTTGGATCTTTTCAAGGCCCcggttaaacaaaaaatatcttCTGCAGCTCTATCCATTGATTTGTTTCACTTACCAGCACCATCTTCATCTCTATCCATAGATTCGTTTCAGCCGCCTGTATCATGTTCAGATTCGTCTGTGAATGTAGGCGAATGTCCTAAACTTTTCTCACCTACGTCCTTTGAGTTATTTGCTGATTTTCCTCAGCAGCAGTCCACAGCAAACTTGGCTAAACAAGTACCCGATTCTTTCCATGAAAGTGAAGGATGGGCAACATTTGATACACCTCAGCCGTCAGCTTCTGTTCCAGGCACTGAAAATATTACCCCAGAAAATATAGCTTCCAATGGTGGAGGTTCGATTGGAAAGTTTGATCTATTCTCACCATCAAATACAAGCATGCAATGGCCGTCATTTCAATATTCTACCATTCATGGACCTTCAGATATTTCAAGTCCATGGAGTGATAATTTGCACAATGTCACAGCTCCCAATACCACAAGCACTCAG TCATGGAGTGCTTTCGAAGATTCTATTGTACACCTTCCATTGGAGGGCACTAAGAAGGGTAGCGAACCAGGAGCAACAGATAAGCTTTTGTCAGCTGGTGACGGCTATTTGGGATTCAGAATTTCTGAG GACTCTAGTGAAGATGGGATTCAGAGAGCTGTCTCCCAAGGTGAACCCCATGATCCTGGTCTGCCTGCACATGTTGTCTTGGGGCAATCATTTACTCCACAAGGGCTTCCTCAAATG tcacagggagaaattaagtcAGATGCCACTGACCACAAATCAAATAACCCATTTGATCTTCCTTATGATACAGATCTGGATCCAAATAATGTG TTTTTGGACATGAGCTCCTTACAAGCTTCTCTCCCAAATGCCCAGTTGCAATCCTCTTTCCTTGGTGGTGTATCTCAGGCATGGTTACCCCAAAATACAGTGTCTGGGATGTCGTATCCAGCTGCAGGAGAAG GTGGATTGACATACATGCCAGGGCAAGCACATAGCTCACAGATTCC AAGATGA